The Mustela erminea isolate mMusErm1 chromosome 10, mMusErm1.Pri, whole genome shotgun sequence genomic sequence TGTAAATTTTTGCTTGTAAATTGGTTTTTTGAAACCCCATTGTAACCATTCCTGGgggtgggacttttttttttttttggataaccAGACCAGTTAGCTGCTATTTGGCAGACTGCTAATGTAGATTGGAAGAAGAGGCATAAAAGAACTGTGCAGAGACGGCATGAAAAATACACTGAGAAGATTAGTGTCCAGGGATTTTTGGTCTCtgatctttcttcattttgtactGTCTATAAGAAATCAGCCTTGGACAGCCTTCTCCAGCTGCCTTATAAAACGTTACCCTTCCAATTGTATGATTTTGCCTATTGCCATTTCTTCTATTCTTGGAAACATAAAAGCTTTGGTCCCCAAGggatcttttttctctctcatgttaGTTTTATGTTTAATGATTTTTCATAACCTCTTTAAACTGGTCTCTTTTCCACTAGCATAGTCATATGGAGTTCGTGTTTATTCCTGCCTAGAAGTTAATTAGCTTAGTTTAAGAATGGACTTAATGTGGCTCTAACTTTAACTTGAGAACAAGtgaaatcagggcacctgggtggctcagttggttaagtggccaactcttgatctcagctcaggtcttgatctcagggtcatgagttcgagccctgtgttTGGCTCCACACTacctaaaaaaaagaacaagtgaaatTAATCACAATAATCATAACACTGAATATAACCAATGAAAACAAACCCTACTGCAGTAGGGGCTGGTGGTTGATTCATTTGTAGTATTTGTTCGACACACTTATCTGTTGGGCCAACACAGATCTAAAACCCATTATTCTTGACAACCTGTTCAAAGTCTGAAAGTGTTTACAGTGAAAATGATCACTCTCATTTcctgaaaaacatgaaaaagaaaaacagttaattatctttttgtttagTTGGGATGATCCCATCCTCTTTATACCTCTGTTACAGAATTTATTAAATTACATGATGATTATTAGTTAACTTGGTTGGCTCCTCCAATAAAATATAAGTTTCTTGAAGGCATGttaattaaaactaatttaaagaagattttgctGATCCTTGATTAAATTGTGTCCAGAAATTCACTAATAAAAAACAAGCAGTCAAATTAATTGGGTGAATGAGATAACTGGGGCCAGCCAGCGCAACTAGCCAGCAGGGAGTTCCCATCGAGATTTATCACCACCTGACTGTGTTTTGGCAACTCCTGGTGGCAGTTCTTCTAGCTTACATGTTGATGGGGATGCTTCTGGATCCTGTTGTTTATTTCCAGGGCAAGAGCAGTGATTCCAGAAATCTCCTGGGTAGTGGTACTCATTTGTAGGCCCAATTTAAGTAGATTGGTGAGGATGTTGGAACACACCACTTCTCTGATTTCAAAGGCAAATTTGCCTACAGTTACACCAATTTCCCCCTGTCCTGCCTTCTCCCTTGCacattccctctctttccccccaaataataAGGAATTTAGAAGGCTTCATTTGAGAATTGGGGTTGGATAGAGGATGAGTCAACTTATAAGTGTAATAATTCTAATTCAATGTCACTCCAGGATTTTACTGTATTGGGTGCTCAAAAAGTGTCTGAATCAATATAATTTTTCTCACTCAACATGACTAAACCATGGGATAAACTTTTTTGAAAGACAACAAAATGGGTAAACAACCAATGAAAGGGATCATTACTACATCCTGGGTACCCAGTGTATAGACTAGCCAATGATGTACTAATGATCTACAAGCAACTGCAGatttgaaaaactgaaagagtATATCCAACAGACTAGCCTGAATTCCATAATCAAGACTATGCCTAGTTCCATCCTGAACAAAGGCTTGCATGTAAGTGAAGCAAAAAATGGCTGTGGTTGTTACTCAGGATTGGACAACTCAGCTGGAGCTGAAGTAGAGCAGAGTGTACCAGAGCATCCACCAGAATTGATAGCAGGAGCAGACAACACATGgtgatgaaggagaaagaagactcttcatttttaaatacatatcaTTAGAATCTGGGACCACAGAATTCTTTGAACTATGCTAGCAAAGATTGTACAGCCTTTCATATACAGTATGTAGGAGAAAGAACGTTCAGATGTATTGGAAGAGAGCCATCATAATCGATCAATAAATCTTGGTCAAAGACAAActaatttaacaaataataataacacttagTATTGATGGTTAGAGGGTAAGTCCATCTGTGGCTCAAGATGAGAAGAGAGCACAGGGGtccctggatggttcagttaggtaagtgtctgccttgggctcaggtcatgatctcaggatcttgggatcaagccccatggctggctccctactcagtggggagtctgcttctcttgcttcctttgcccctcccccagcatacacacacacacacacacacacacactctctctctctctctcaaataaataagtaagtaagaaaatcttaaaaaaaaaaaaaaaaaagaagaagaagagaagatggCACAAACGTGATGGTTGAGAAATGTGGAAGTGTTTCCAAATGTGGAAGTGGTTGCCTCCACGAGGCATGCAGCTTTGGGAGCTGGGGTTTCTTTATATGATGTTATCAATTTAGGCACTACTTCTTTAGAATCACcaacatatttaccatttctgttgcctgttttcttttctgtgtcttcaaCCTACCATCTAGgatgattttgtttcttcctaaGGAAATAACTTCAGTGTTTCTCTTAGTGCTAGCCTACTTTTGAAgaatttcctatttttgtttataaatgaattaaattaaacttCATTTGTGATGACAGAATTTTTTCTGATGGGTTATAGAATTCTagactagcattttttttttttttctctacagttTAAATAGGTCATGGCTTCCTGGTTTCTACAGCTTCTGTTGGAAAGTCATCTGCTAGTGTTGTTTCGTTCCTTTGTAGGTAATGTGATTTCACTCCCCCTCCTTCACCCATGGCCCCAGATGCTTTTGAAGTTCTTTTCTTGGTCTTGATTTTCAGCAGTTTTGCTATAATGTGCCTAGTTGTGGGTTGGTTATGTATGTACGCATGCTGCTTGTGTTCATTGAGATTCCAATATGTGGCTTGATGCCTTtaatcagttttggaaaattcttaccTGTTATCTCTTCTAATATTGCTTCTTCCCCATTCACTCTCTTGCTTTTTCCAGACCTAAATTACATATCTTTTAGACCTTCCACCATGTCCTGCAGGTCTGTTATGCtcttctatttctccctctttccctcttggtACTTTCTATTGACCTATTTTTTCCAGTTCACTAACATACTTTTCAGCTGTGTCTAATCTACTTTCAAAGTTCTCCACTGAATTCCTAATTtaaattattgtatttctttcagttttagaaTTTCCATCTGATTCTTTTTGAAATAGATTCCAGTTCTCTGGATGGAGAAAGTTTCTCACCTATTTTTGAACATGTTAGTCATAGTTACTACAATTTGAATTTTTCCCTCTTGTTGTTCAGACATTTGGTCTTGTCTTCTGATACATTGTAACATTTGTTTGAATCTTAGACATAGTGTATAAAACATTGTAGAGATATTTTGAGACTCTTAATGATGTTATTTTACTTTAGAGGATATATACTTTTGCTTCTAAAAGTAACCAGCCTAGGGGCAATTTATCTCAATCCAATCTATAACTGAGTTCATTGAAAACagatttattatgattttttgaattaccatataatgtattacttgtttcagtaTACAATTACTTGTTTTAagtttaacatataatgtattacttgtttcagtaTACAATTAAGTGTAATACAGAGCACAACCTGGATTAGTTCTTGAGGGACACAGCAGTGCTCTAGTATCTGACTTTTGAGGgatttctcctctgctttctccagTCACATGTGTCTTTTAAGATATTTGAAGCACGTTATAAATGTAATCATGTCAGTGGTTTCCTATAGAATTGGTCAGAGAGATTACCCCTTAATATCCAATTAGCAAGTGGAAAAACATCTTCAGCAAACCACAGGGCGATCCTGGCATCAGAATACAAGATGGTTTCACCCTAGTCTGGGGTTAACTTTCTGCTTTATAGCTCTGGGAGGTGGCTAGAATACTGCTTTGGCAGTAGTGTCCTTCTCCTCATCTAGAAGCACTGCAGCTATCCTTTGGAGACATGGTGCTTGGCCTCGGAGGCCCAGAATCCTGCCATTACCTTCACTAACCTGCATACCTAGTACCCTTCATATTCTGGATCAAGATGAGTCTTTACTGAGAGAACAGGCCATGGATGTTTCTTGGCTAGCAGAGCCTAGGGAATCATTTACAAACCCAGTTTgttatatatacattgtatatgaTCATACTATAGTATAGTGgttaaaagcagaggctttagaatcagacagatctgggtttgaatacTGATCTTGCTGCTtactagtaaaatatttttactctctgggtttctgttttctaatttcaaagtatgaataataatattatgtacccctggggttcctggatggcttagtcattaagcatctgcctttggctcagggttccgggatctagcccacactgggctccctgctcagcaggaagcctgctcctccctctcctactctccctgcttgtattccctctctcccggtctctcgctgtcaaataaatacataaaaatctttaaaaaaataatatgtaccCCTAGTGTTGCtggaaggaataaataatatacttaagGTACCTAGGTCAGTGCATACATAGCTCATAGTAGATATTTAATCAATATCAATGGTAAGAAAATATACTCTTTTCTAAGTTTAGCTTTGGTTCTGGGCAATCATTTCATTAGgtatgcctcagttttccttctAATTAGAGGGGAAAAGAGACTCATTCATCTCCTAAACTTTGCTTAATTAAGATTAGGAAATGCACATGAAGACTTTGAATGAAATATTCTAAGTTTTGACATAACATATTCCCAGATGTGTTCAGACGACAATTGGTTCATCCGACTAGAAACTATTTCCTAGACTATCCAAGTTCATTCCTCTGTCTACAAGCATtacttgattatattttaaagagagacaaggatcttttctattttaaaaaatttatgagaaagaaaCATAACTCACAAAATTCCCGTGTTTAATAACCAAGCAAGCCCTTCCTTAGAGCGAATCTAAATGCTTTGTGCTAGAGCTcagatttatttcttctcataCCTTTGCTAGATGGGTAAATTCCTCCAGAATGGGTAAATTGCTCCTGTTCACTATGGTATCCCCAGGACTTGGCATATAATAAGctttcagtatttgttgaatgaatgaatgaacgaataaatgaaagagaaccCCCAAATTCTGAAACTTTGAAATTCTGAACACTAGAATTTGATGAAAACATGTATGGTGACTATCCCATCCTTGTGCCAAAGATAGGACCATCTTCCCCAGCTTCCTGATAGGGATCCCTACTGATCCTTTTTGAATACATCAGTAACAGGTAACTTACTTCTTTGAGACAGCCTGTTTCATTATTGAACAACTTtggttattaaaatgaattttatttaggTAGAGCTCAAAGattgattaaaacattttttattgtagtGTTTTATGTGTCAGGCCTGAGGATAGCACGTGTGGCTTCCATTTACATGTATGTGTCTCCAACCTAATAAGGGGGTCAGTTTAGCCAATTttgcaggagaaaaataaaatcatcttggTGAACATATAGCACTGCCTATCATACAAGTCAGGAAggtaatttttaggttttttcccctcctagaaacaaaatatacacctattttaaaattcactttgtaCTGTAGGATTAGATTGAAAAACAGATACCCCATCTCTAAGTTGCATTTTCCAGGGGCAATTAGACAtttcttttggtatttatctCATTATTTCATAATACAAGATAAGCATGCAGCTTTCTTAATATCATTCCTTTTCTCAaacattttccccctttcctcaAATTTTGATTGTGTGTATTACATTTTTCCAGACGACATCCTTGGGAGATTCCCAGATACCAGGAGACTGGCATGTTTAAACAATCTTTTTCTGTCTCATGCTCAAGCAACAGTTCACTTGAAACGCCATTTAGGTTGgaatcatttttcttcaaaattttgaggACATTTGTCCATTATCCTCTGatatctaattttgtttttgagaagtcCAACACTATTCTGatttctgaactttaaaaaaaaaaatcttgtatttttttctttttttcttctttcttccacgGAAATCCTGGGATCTGATCTTTATCACTACCATTCTTAAATTGCACAGTGATGATATAAGTCCATTTATTACATAGATTTTTGGTGGGCCCTTTCAATTGTGAAATTTATGTCCTTCAATTTAGGGAACTTTTCGGGTATTATTTCTTTGGTCATTTCCTTCtccatgttttttctttccaaaacttAATTTATCAGGAGTTGAACATCCTGaattttatcttctaattttgtcttctatttttatgtgtttccttGTTATACTTTCTGAGAGATTTCTtcaattatatctttaaatatttttattgaattattttgctcctgcttttatattttaatttctaagaactctttttctttctcctccttcttttttgagtccctgctttcaaatAATTTGGTTACATAGGTAGGAGTGGATTTACTCAATcataaggtaattttaaaaaatcttttaaatgtttttaaaaaaattattcaatttacttaaactaaaaaaatgaTCGCTCATTTttcccaccaccctttccctgcctctggcaactaccaacCTGTTCAATATATttatgagcatgtgtgtgtgtgtgtgtgtgtgtgtgtgtgtctccagaTCCCACATGTAAGAACAATCataggaatttttctttctctgtctgacttctttcacttagcaaaatgtcccCAAGTCCCaaccatattgttgcaaatggcaagatttcataattttttgtggctgaacaacattccatagtatatataccacaatttattaatttacttattcatccatcaatggacacctaggttgtttgcatatcttggctattataaacaatgaagcaatgaacatgggggtgaaCATACCTTTTTGAAGATCAATTTAACTGTTGTTAGATATCTGTGCATTTTCTCTTCATGATTCCTCCCAGATTTcttatataatatttctttaatcttttctaaaggcttttttcccccacctctttattctaaatatataatcTCAACACTGCCAAGGCCTTCATTGACTtctttatttgggaaaatatgAGGTCAAACAGagcatataaaaaaagaaatgattcaaGAGATTTAATCTACAATCTGAACATACTGGTCCAATTTTCAATATTCATCAATTCAATTCCTATTCAGGAAATTATAGGCAaactgctgaaaataaaaaataaagagaaaatctggagATAAGCCCATACTTATATTGTCACTTAATctataacaaaggaggcaagaatatataatgagaaaaaggcaattttttcaataaataaagacattgggaaaactggatggctacatgcaaaataaattgaaactggaccattttttaacataatacacaaaataaactcaaaatggactaacgACCTCAAtttgagaactgaaaccataaaacccctcaaataaaacataggcagtaatagACATTGATTTTAGCAACACACTTATGGATGTGTTTCctcaagaaaggggaaaaaaacaaaaataaactattggcacCACaccagataaaaagcttttgcttagcaaaggaaaccatcaacaagatgaaaagtcaacctactgaatggaaaaagatgtttGTAAGtcatatatccaataagaggttaatatcaagaaaatataaagaacttatacaactcaacaccaaaaagacaatctgatttaaaaatgggcaaaagggacCTGGATAGACATTTTatcaaaaaagacatacagagacTGATGTTCAACCTCAATGAGGGAGGCCTGTGGTGGGCATGGCACTGGCATGGGCCTGGAAACAAATGTCCTGGTTCTACTACCAGTATCTGCTGGTCACGGTGCTCTGCATGCTGGAGCCCTGGGAGAGGACTGTGTTCAATTCCGTGCTGGTTTTGATCATGGGGATGGCCCTGTACACAGGCTACATCTTCATGCCTCAGCACATCATGGCAATACTGCACCACTTTGAACTCGTACAGTGACCAAGACGTGACCCAAACTGAGTGGCTCTTTGGGGAAGGACCATCCTCTGAAGGTGGAATGAAGCCTCATCAGATGTCATAAGAAACCCTACTAGATGTCAACACAACCAACCCTATGAATATGACGACTAAAATCCATGAGTAGAACAGGAAAACGATCTCGACTCAtgtgtgttctttattttttattttaaaagaggctCTTgtgtacccaacttttgtagcaacatgaacgggactggaagagattatgctgagtgaaataagtcaagcagagagagtcaattatcatatggtttcacttatttgtggagcgtaacaaatagcatggaggacatggggagaaagagaggagaagggaattgggggaaattggaaggggaggtgaaccatgggagactatggactctgaaaaacaatctgagcgttttgaagaggcggggggtgggaggtcagggtaccaggtggtgggtattatagagggcacggattgcatggagcactgggtgtggtgcaaaaataatgaatactgttatgctgaaaataaaaaataaattaaaaataataataataaatttaaaaaattcaaaaataaaaaagaggctCTTGTATAAtagtttttgtctattttaacATTGTAGTCATTTGCACTTTGTTATCAGTATTTTCTTAACCTTTGTGACTGTTTCAGTATTACCCTGTGAAAGCTTTTCTTAATGTAACTTTGAGTACATTTTAAttgctttctatttctaaaaCCCAAAGACATTAGCTGG encodes the following:
- the LOC116567962 gene encoding serine palmitoyltransferase small subunit A-like — translated: MALAWAWKQMSWFYYQYLLVTVLCMLEPWERTVFNSVLVLIMGMALYTGYIFMPQHIMAILHHFELVQ